A region from the Panthera uncia isolate 11264 chromosome D3 unlocalized genomic scaffold, Puncia_PCG_1.0 HiC_scaffold_8, whole genome shotgun sequence genome encodes:
- the CD3H18orf21 gene encoding UPF0711 protein C18orf21 homolog, whose amino-acid sequence MRQKHYLEAAARQLYESCPGQARYLLWAYSSSHDDNTFEGTCPYCFQLLVSDNSRVRLKPKSKLTPKIQKLLNREARNCTLNFKEAKIVKKYKDSRSVLLITCKTCNRTVKHHGKSRSFLSTLKSSPTTPTTKLSPKTPERKTPSSTNLNHTCGSKGKKPAFVFRTPTSGQSTPTCSNSVSKTKKHFSKLKLLLSRSESQKNSKVDFRNFLLSL is encoded by the exons ATGAGGCAGAAGCATTACCTTGAGGCTGCGGCGCGGCAACTATACGAGAGCTGTCCGGGCCAGGCCCGGTATCTCCT CTGGGCCTACAGTTCGTCACACG ATGATAACACTTTTGAAGGAACatgtccatactgtttccagTTGCTGGTCTCGGATAACTCTCGAGTGCGCCTCAAACCCAAATCCAAACTGACACCCAAAATACAGAAACTTCTTAACCGAGAGGCAAGAAATTGTACACTcaattttaaagaagcaaaaattgtgaaaaaatacaaagactCCAGAAGTGTATTG TTGATTACTTGTAAAACATGCAACAGAACAGTTAAACATCATGGTAAAAGTAGAAGCTTTCTATCCACACTGAAGAGCAGTCCTACCACTCCTACGACTAAACTCAGCCCGAAGACACCAGAGAGAAAGACTCCGAGTTCCACAAACCTAAATCACACGTGTGGTTCCAAAGGCAAGAAGCCAGCCTTTGTATTCAG gACACCGACATCTGGACAGTCAACACCCACCTGCTCAAATAGTGTGAGCAAAACTAAGAAACACTTCTCTAAATTAAAATTGTTGCTTAGTCGGAGTGAATCCCAAAAGAATTCAAAGGTGGACTTCAGAAATTTCTTATTGTCTTTGTAA